The genomic stretch gtacatcatgctagatatcatgtttaggctttgtgCTGATATTGTcgggacccatagtggtcatttcttgctgttatctcattgatttcattgatatttcgtactcagtcacattcatgAATTCATATCATATCCCAGTCTTagttgttacttattgatacatcatatcattgttccgagTCAGTTTTCAttacattgtgagcccgtgggtgagactggagagattgatgattgagtgaggccgagatcctgattatgagtgacagttatgggatcgggctgcacgtcgcaacgaTTATGTTGATTTATGATAGCGTTTGGGATGAAGAAGCCCCTCCGGTgtctgtaacacacccctagtgagcgcggttgattatattcagggatGGATCTTACCTGGgagatggatcttccttgggcttggagatggatcttctccatggggcTGGATCGGCCTTTGTCCTCGGTAGTGACGACTGATggtcagtgatatatatatattctgggatggatcttccctgggccgtatgagccatatacagtaccgagtggttgaacATTCATATATAtacatggagatggatcttctccatggagCCGGAATGTCCTTTCCTCGGTACTGAGTAACTAATGATCAGTgatatatatattccgggatggatctttccttggccgtatgagccatatacagtaccgagtggttgagcattttGAGTGGAGAGTGTGAGCTCATGTTTCATCTTTGGGATACATGGCACTGGTATGCatacatgacatgcatgcatagagatgcattcttTCTCATGTTGTATGGTATCACATCGTTCATGATTTCTTTACACACATCGATATGTGGTATAGAGAGGTATTTTACACTTgttatttggaaagaaaaaataaatatattatttattgtggaaaggatttttggaaaaaattatagttttcaTACTATCTTGTATTTTTTaacgatttcggtaaaggatttgggttttcactgatgtcTTTGAAAAGGGAACTTTTTTCGGAAAACTGTGCAAAAGCTGAACATTTTTATCTCTGAGATTATTTCCTTGTTTATATGCTCTACTTTGTATGAAATActgttggttattggtgttggacccgatctatgttccagctcgtcactactttcaatctgaagttagatttgttactttttgagtacatggggtcggttgtactcatactacacttcctgcacaGCGTGCAGATCCTAGAAGCTGATGTTGCTGTATTCGATGGTTGTTGGATTTGAAGGCGTATCTGCATTCCTGCTGTAGcttcctcttgttcatggtagccttagattataaaattctgtttatgtacttttcaaacaaaaGATGTATTTTTTTCATATcaactttgtaaactctattcttagaagctcgtgatttgtactaccagtctttGAAAAATGTATATGTTTCAGATAATTTCTTCCAGttaattgttttattaatttaattggAAATAGATAATTGTTAAATTGATTTACCTAGCAGATTGGGTTAGCTATCATCAcgactagtgaattttgggtcgttaCAAACTTTTTATTTGATCGCAACCTTTTTACAACTCTTGCCCCACACTTATTCTACTTAGCTAGGCACATTTACATTGGGGCATCTTTCGGATCGAGGAGTCCTTTTACGGCTATTAGTGTACTTTTTAAAGCATTATTCCTTGTTCTCTCTATTGCTtcagctatttttttttttaaatcatagTCAAATCCTACAAGGGCATAAGAAAAATTGAAGTTAACTAAGATATCAAAGTAAATTAAATAGTGAAAAAGGATTCAAAATCCATAACTAATTTCTTGCAATCCATAACTATAATCTTCTCTAGTAGGTGAAGGAATATCTTCTGGATCTCTTTTGGGCCTTACCCACCTACCATAAGAATTACACTCTAACCCCTTGTTGGCCAATTGATACCAACAACTAGGAATTCTTAACTCATCTACAAGCATATCACATTCCTTATTCACTAATGCTACATCCCTTTTAGCATTAGACCTAAATGTTGAACTTGTACTAACAAAACCATCTACTAAATGAAGATATGTCTCAAGCATATGAAACCCTATGAAATTAAATCCCCTTTTAAGATAAGGTGAAGACCTAACATCAAGCTTCAATTCTGCTCCAACATGTGTGTAAATCCACTCCAATGTCCCTGTAAAATCATCAAATTTTTGTAAACTTTCATTAAAAACTATTCCGGGCATTCGAGGGACTAAATCTTGTTTTACTGTAACGCGTAAAATTTTGACTCCCATTTGGTAAATCTCGTCTCGAAATGCAATATTTCCAACTCTTGGGGCTGCAAATGAAATAACACTAATTGGAATTCTTGGAAATTTTGCTGCTGATTCATAAGCATTTAGGAGAGCTAGTGCACCCCCTAAGCTATGTCCTGTTATTGTGAGGCTAACTTCTTCACCTTTGCTTTTGTAAAAATCCACCAATATTTTCAATTCTTTCATAACTTGTTCTGATGCACTTGACTTGTTATACCTAGTTGAATCACTCTTAGATGTGTAAATACTAAGAAAACCATGTTCCACTTTTGAGTCCATATGCCCAATTGGCTCTAATTTCCTCTGCATATTTTCATACCATTCTGAAGGTGTCACTGTCCCTCTCCATGCCACAACAATGTCTCTCCTCCCAATTCGTCGCGATTCTTCGTCATCACTCACGGCAACAAAACCAATCCAATTTGAATCTTTGCTCCATGTATATGTCAATCTTGATCTTTCAAGCCATTGTGGCATATCTATATGTGACATTGCATATATATACTTGGTAACTTTATAGCCACTTTTGCTAAGTCCTAACTTGTCAAACAACTTTTGACTATTATACATGCAACTTCCACAATATTCTGAGAACGCGTCGAAATCTAATGCATCAtaagttgcttgagcaaattcgCCATATTTAACAATTTCTCGACGAAGCAATGGGTGTAGTGGATCAAGAAGACCTTCCCATTCTTGAACACCATGAATGTCGCGCCATCGATCGGATATGTCCTCCTTAGGTGACATGGTAGGTGTGTTAGCCTTGTCTTCAATGTTCAAAGTGTTCCAATTTGAATAAGTACTAGGATTATTGATCTTTTGGTATGGTTTTTGAATGTTTAAAAGGTTTGATAATGTTTCACCTAGTCTATTTGATTTCTTTGAGGTTTTTCTTTGAGTTTCAATTGAACCATCTTTGTAGGCATAGATCATGGAAAGTCTATTGTTGTGTAATTGGTGGCTAAGATGGTGGAGATGGGTGGTATGGAGGTGGTGGATTGCTTTCATGGTGGTTTCAAAATATTGAGAAGATATAAAAATAGAATTGTGATTCAATTGGGGTTGAAATTTTATGTGATATTTATTAAGTGGGGTGGT from Nicotiana sylvestris chromosome 12, ASM39365v2, whole genome shotgun sequence encodes the following:
- the LOC104239715 gene encoding phospholipase A1-Igamma1, chloroplastic, producing MKAIHHLHTTHLHHLSHQLHNNRLSMIYAYKDGSIETQRKTSKKSNRLGETLSNLLNIQKPYQKINNPSTYSNWNTLNIEDKANTPTMSPKEDISDRWRDIHGVQEWEGLLDPLHPLLRREIVKYGEFAQATYDALDFDAFSEYCGSCMYNSQKLFDKLGLSKSGYKVTKYIYAMSHIDMPQWLERSRLTYTWSKDSNWIGFVAVSDDEESRRIGRRDIVVAWRGTVTPSEWYENMQRKLEPIGHMDSKVEHGFLSIYTSKSDSTRYNKSSASEQVMKELKILVDFYKSKGEEVSLTITGHSLGGALALLNAYESAAKFPRIPISVISFAAPRVGNIAFRDEIYQMGVKILRVTVKQDLVPRMPGIVFNESLQKFDDFTGTLEWIYTHVGAELKLDVRSSPYLKRGFNFIGFHMLETYLHLVDGFVSTSSTFRSNAKRDVALVNKECDMLVDELRIPSCWYQLANKGLECNSYGRWVRPKRDPEDIPSPTREDYSYGLQEISYGF